In one window of Lewinella sp. 4G2 DNA:
- a CDS encoding Ig-like domain-containing protein — protein sequence MIRLLTFFAAALLFTACIGEDVLDDYVQPTIRLADFPDTLEAGTSFQLSTRFFNNVGAEEQADATWSTGDETILTVDQTGLATGITEGSTTVTASYTDVQFGETATVTETMIVGASTVIIDEPEVRTGTIATTSSYKLTGNFTLSETEDEGLQLTFADDYDADRGLPGLYAYLSNNPRSRAGAYEIGKVEIFRGAHTYDIAGVDINDFKYVLYFCKPFDVEVGSGLIEE from the coding sequence ATGATTCGCTTACTCACGTTCTTTGCCGCCGCCTTACTATTCACCGCTTGCATTGGTGAAGATGTATTAGATGACTACGTGCAACCTACCATCCGGTTGGCAGACTTCCCGGATACCCTAGAGGCAGGAACCTCATTCCAGTTGTCAACGCGTTTCTTCAATAACGTGGGCGCCGAGGAGCAGGCAGACGCTACCTGGTCCACCGGCGACGAAACGATTCTCACCGTTGATCAGACAGGCTTAGCCACCGGAATTACCGAAGGCTCAACTACCGTCACGGCATCCTACACGGACGTGCAATTTGGTGAGACTGCAACGGTGACCGAAACCATGATCGTGGGCGCTTCCACGGTTATCATTGACGAACCAGAAGTCCGGACCGGTACCATTGCTACTACGAGTAGCTACAAACTCACCGGCAACTTCACCCTTTCGGAAACTGAGGACGAAGGACTCCAACTCACGTTCGCCGACGACTACGATGCGGACCGTGGTCTTCCCGGACTCTACGCCTACCTCAGTAATAATCCCCGCAGCCGGGCCGGCGCGTACGAAATTGGAAAGGTGGAGATCTTCCGAGGCGCGCATACGTATGACATCGCTGGTGTCGACATCAACGATTTTAAGTACGTGCTTTACTTCTGTAAGCCGTTTGATGTTGAGGTGGGTTCGGGGTTGATTGAGGAGTAG